The following coding sequences are from one Musa acuminata AAA Group cultivar baxijiao chromosome BXJ2-4, Cavendish_Baxijiao_AAA, whole genome shotgun sequence window:
- the LOC103983040 gene encoding uncharacterized protein LOC103983040 produces MADSDPPRLDRRHLLLHHHHRTAGHVLRHSLSSLLSSGVLPCLLLASLLLFAFHSTLLVATLRLSALVDRDPALLSLLRRLSSSPSAAPAPAPPARPRSAPFLRLTRAGDFFSESDPPASLRFSLNASRLLFLDPAVGLLPRPPKSSKSSVPLFPSSVSPFLFSFPDADDRGGGGRDRAVSQQDLGRGFDIDRRDATAMLYVLVLLSSTHSLAILGFVIAYTSALGIVFFSIAAFHVQRPATVVETIFSGARAGIRRLTGFVFLRWAARDMLIQFLSFWFFANVEDQAELFKLFVKVKLMPFTLSPFNPWSGLQDEALSGFFFVWALVDTVGSVVVVLMPWVVIMDNNLRRGVLDEVKEGFYFITLMPAQAIWIKFLEMMICGNLGTSAALMVGGRLFAGLFHAVAEVYFMAVWLIFYFAARGKDGEMTGRRFGPRDLQRCIDELS; encoded by the coding sequence ATGGCGGACTCCGACCCTCCGCGACTCGACCGTCgtcacctcctcctccaccaccaccaccgcaccGCCGGTCACGTCCTCCGTCACTCGCtttcctccctcctctcctccgGCGTCCTCCCCTGCCTCCTACTcgcctccctcctcctcttcgcCTTCCACTCCACCCTCCTCGTCGCGACCCTCCGCCTCTCCGCCCTCGTCGATCGCGACCCcgccctcctctccctcctccgccgcctctcctcctctccctcgGCTGCCCCCGCCCCCGCGCCTCCCGCCCGCCCGCGCTCCGCTCCCTTCCTCCGCCTCACCCGCGCCGGTGACTTCTTCTCGGAGTCCGACCCCCCCGCATCACTTCGCTTCTCCCTCAACGCCTCCCGCCTCCTTTTCCTCGATCCCGCCGTAGGCTTGCTCCCGCGACCCCCCAAGTCCTCCAAGAGTAGTGTACCCTTGTTCCCTTCCTCCGTTTCCCCTTTCCTTTTCTCGTTCCCCGACGCCGACGACCGCGGCGGCGGCGGTCGAGATCGGGCCGTCAGTCAGCAGGATTTGGGCCGGGGTTTCGATATCGACCGTCGAGATGCCACTGCGATGCTCTACGTACTCGTCCTCCTCTCCTCCACCCACTCGCTCGCAATCCTGGGGTTTGTCATCGCGTATACCTCTGCTCTCGGCATTGTCTTCTTCTCGATTGCTGCCTTCCACGTCCAGAGGCCCGCCACCGTCGTCGAGACCATCTTTTCTGGCGCTCGGGCGGGGATCCGACGGCTCACGGGGTTCGTGTTCTTGCGGTGGGCGGCGAGGGACATGCTGATCCAGTTCCTCAGCTTCTGGTTCTTCGCCAATGTCGAGGATCAGGCCGAGCTGTTCAAGCTCTTCGTCAAGGTCAAGCTTATGCCTTTTACATTGTCGCCATTCAACCCATGGTCTGGGCTGCAAGACGAGGCGCTCTCGGGGTTTTTCTTCGTGTGGGCTCTCGTCGACACAGTGGGGTCGGTGGTGGTTGTCCTCATGCCCTGGGTGGTGATAATGGACAACAATTTGAGGCGGGGTGTGCTGGATGAGGTGAAAGAGGGGTTTTATTTCATAACTCTGATGCCGGCACAGGCAATCTGGATCAAGTTCTTGGAGATGATGATCTGTGGGAACCTGGGGACGTCGGCAGCCTTGATGGTTGGTGGGAGATTGTTTGCCGGTCTGTTCCATGCGGTGGCGGAGGTATACTTCATGGCAGTTTGGTTGATTTTCTACTTTGCAGCAAGGGGCAAGGATGGAGAAATGACGGGGCGGAGGTTTGGgccaagagacttgcagcgttgcATCGATGAGCTCAGTTGA